From Micromonospora rhizosphaerae, the proteins below share one genomic window:
- a CDS encoding peptidoglycan-binding protein, with amino-acid sequence MAFEVHPHAPGNPPTDPLKVTKNSEQSSTINQITGPPVIANSYVKMMFLRVAMTGTGTAPTLSLQTGLGPPVIATGTPTAVYRGPNPVDYVGDVQLITAGEAAGVWQIRMGFDQDTDETWQLVIHNNDPVVDHEFTWVVASTVAETAQPWIAVSPALLPITSLINRPNSTDLKIEQSVQVANRGTAPLTVTAVDPPVAAPLELRTALPFTVPPGGVQDLVVRYTPPSTGPAQAATTVTVTATPPDTTAGTSPGHNQRVQITAKAQELEVVLLLDDSGSMGWDAIGTFLPPNSPNARWSELESAANNFLDLLAHFAAGRGRFGVARFPAPDPNNPSTFDLVPMTAITSNMAAAQTAISQVEPFNSTPMGDGLNRVLGPPGYFSPQVDNRRWLILMSDGAHNSGTRNPRDFMAAGNSPLDRKISLFAVAYGIEGHTDVDHVLLKDLADASLLGQIRHVDEEGVTASTLAAQLRDTIKSGLTGATSPLDPTARFLIFTQPEARHDVVITPYDTRAAFVLNWNTPDPDRLRLELITPGQKRLTPEDVQAGRFPGVSFRGGNRSQTYLVDPGFLPGQAGTWTFVITHPQVIIGAAGRDSDVLEFEDYLYDTVVDSTLRLQLSADRDTYYAGDPITISARLTARGLPVRDANVFLSTTRPGQSFTNWLAALTVPEQALQDARDELQGKDSTPILIKQRGAQIAGLTFPGGPTGLTLPMADHRRDGTYRATVERTSVPERYTFYVTAVGVTTDGVSFRREAKIETFVLVRPHPAFSQVSVVEVKPGLASVMVIPRDIFGNVLIIDPSVSSSFDVVANDGALADIDSGLDGTYTTFVSYDPKKKPPSVGFDFLDTQIVSPVKINPFDKLIYADRVDEFEAGPVTRSNKNIDPEAALGTMAGRNPDQVVALGANGRLAVALDGHLVKSQADDDVTVFVATDQGLRSYRVEALSADTGEWVHLGDSIGVTQSFALRNGRLTTTPAIRIVDTSGRTRDDDLNLLERPGVNVRGVGFLSVVREPRRTLQPFPVIRKGARNHPVETLQYLLRAREHQVAVDGIFGPATDAAVRAFQKQTRLSVDGVVGPKTWRALIVTVRRGDKGDAVRGVQEEFQFRNQSGDPAKGLRVDGIFGPQTEAAVRGFQQAIAADVSRFPVDGIVGPLTWQALISGMLS; translated from the coding sequence ATGGCGTTCGAGGTCCATCCACACGCACCCGGCAACCCGCCCACCGACCCGCTCAAGGTCACCAAGAACTCCGAGCAGTCCAGCACGATCAACCAGATCACCGGCCCGCCGGTGATCGCCAACTCGTACGTGAAGATGATGTTCCTGCGGGTGGCGATGACCGGGACCGGCACGGCGCCGACGCTGTCGCTGCAGACCGGGCTGGGCCCACCGGTGATCGCCACCGGCACACCGACCGCGGTGTATCGGGGACCGAACCCGGTCGACTACGTCGGCGACGTCCAGCTGATCACCGCCGGCGAGGCGGCCGGCGTCTGGCAGATCCGGATGGGCTTCGACCAGGACACCGACGAGACCTGGCAACTGGTCATCCACAACAACGACCCGGTCGTCGACCACGAGTTCACCTGGGTGGTGGCCAGCACGGTGGCCGAGACCGCCCAGCCGTGGATCGCGGTCTCCCCCGCCCTGCTGCCGATCACCTCGCTGATCAACCGGCCGAACTCCACCGACCTCAAGATCGAGCAGAGCGTGCAGGTGGCCAACCGGGGCACCGCGCCGCTGACCGTCACCGCCGTGGACCCGCCGGTGGCCGCCCCGCTGGAGCTGCGCACCGCGCTGCCGTTCACCGTGCCGCCCGGCGGCGTGCAGGACCTGGTCGTGCGGTACACGCCGCCGAGCACCGGCCCGGCGCAGGCGGCCACGACCGTCACCGTGACCGCCACCCCGCCGGACACCACCGCCGGCACCTCCCCCGGGCACAACCAGCGGGTGCAGATCACCGCGAAGGCCCAGGAGCTGGAGGTCGTCCTGCTGCTCGACGACTCCGGCAGCATGGGCTGGGACGCCATCGGCACCTTCCTGCCACCGAACTCGCCGAACGCCCGCTGGTCCGAGCTGGAGTCCGCCGCCAACAACTTCCTCGATCTGCTCGCCCACTTCGCCGCCGGGCGGGGCCGGTTCGGGGTGGCCCGCTTCCCGGCGCCCGACCCCAACAACCCGTCCACCTTCGACCTGGTGCCGATGACGGCGATCACCTCGAACATGGCGGCCGCCCAGACCGCGATCTCCCAGGTGGAGCCGTTCAACAGCACACCGATGGGCGACGGGCTGAACCGGGTCCTCGGCCCGCCCGGCTACTTCAGCCCGCAGGTGGACAACCGGCGCTGGCTGATCCTGATGAGCGACGGCGCGCACAACTCCGGCACCCGCAACCCGCGGGACTTCATGGCCGCCGGCAACTCCCCCCTGGACCGCAAGATCAGCCTGTTCGCCGTCGCGTACGGCATCGAGGGGCACACCGACGTCGACCACGTGCTGCTCAAGGACCTCGCCGACGCGTCCCTGCTGGGCCAGATCCGGCACGTCGACGAGGAGGGGGTGACCGCGTCCACGCTTGCCGCACAGTTGCGCGACACCATCAAGTCCGGGCTCACCGGGGCCACCTCACCGCTCGACCCGACCGCGCGGTTCCTCATCTTCACTCAGCCCGAGGCGCGGCACGACGTGGTGATCACCCCGTACGACACCCGGGCGGCGTTCGTCCTGAACTGGAACACCCCAGACCCCGACCGGCTGCGACTGGAACTGATCACCCCCGGGCAAAAGCGGCTCACACCGGAGGACGTGCAGGCCGGCCGGTTCCCGGGGGTGTCGTTCCGCGGCGGCAACCGGTCGCAGACCTACCTGGTCGACCCGGGGTTCCTGCCCGGTCAGGCGGGCACGTGGACGTTCGTCATCACCCACCCGCAAGTCATCATCGGCGCCGCGGGCCGGGACTCCGATGTCCTCGAGTTCGAGGACTACCTGTACGACACCGTCGTCGACTCCACCCTGCGCCTGCAACTGTCGGCCGACCGCGACACCTACTACGCCGGGGACCCGATCACCATCTCGGCCCGGCTCACCGCCCGCGGCCTGCCGGTACGCGACGCCAACGTGTTCCTGTCCACCACCCGGCCCGGGCAGTCGTTCACCAACTGGCTGGCCGCGCTGACCGTACCCGAGCAGGCGTTGCAGGATGCCCGCGACGAACTGCAGGGCAAGGACAGCACCCCGATACTGATCAAGCAGCGAGGCGCGCAGATCGCCGGACTCACCTTCCCGGGCGGCCCGACCGGGCTCACCCTGCCGATGGCCGACCACCGCCGCGACGGCACGTACCGGGCCACCGTCGAGCGCACCTCGGTGCCCGAGCGCTACACCTTCTACGTCACCGCGGTCGGGGTCACCACCGACGGCGTCAGCTTCCGCCGGGAGGCCAAGATCGAGACGTTCGTGCTGGTCCGGCCGCACCCGGCGTTCAGCCAGGTGTCGGTGGTCGAGGTGAAGCCGGGTCTGGCCTCGGTGATGGTCATCCCGCGCGACATCTTCGGCAATGTGCTGATTATCGACCCGTCGGTGTCGTCCAGCTTCGACGTCGTCGCCAACGACGGGGCACTCGCCGACATCGACAGCGGGCTCGACGGCACCTACACGACGTTCGTCTCGTACGACCCGAAGAAGAAACCCCCGTCGGTCGGCTTCGATTTCCTCGACACTCAGATCGTCAGTCCGGTCAAGATCAACCCGTTCGACAAGCTGATCTACGCGGACCGGGTCGACGAGTTCGAGGCCGGGCCGGTTACCAGGTCCAACAAGAACATCGACCCGGAGGCGGCGCTGGGCACCATGGCCGGCCGGAATCCTGACCAAGTCGTCGCCCTCGGCGCGAACGGCCGGCTCGCGGTCGCTCTCGACGGCCACCTCGTCAAGTCGCAGGCCGACGACGACGTCACCGTGTTCGTCGCCACCGACCAGGGCCTGCGCAGCTACCGGGTGGAGGCGCTGTCGGCGGACACCGGCGAGTGGGTCCACCTCGGTGACTCAATCGGCGTCACCCAGTCGTTCGCGCTCAGGAACGGTCGGCTGACCACCACACCGGCCATCCGGATCGTCGACACCAGCGGCCGGACCCGCGACGACGACCTCAACCTGCTGGAACGGCCGGGCGTCAACGTCCGCGGCGTCGGGTTCCTGTCGGTGGTCCGCGAACCCCGGCGCACCCTGCAGCCGTTCCCGGTGATCCGCAAGGGCGCCCGCAACCACCCGGTCGAGACGCTGCAATACCTGCTGCGCGCCCGCGAGCACCAGGTGGCGGTGGACGGCATCTTCGGCCCGGCCACCGACGCCGCCGTCCGCGCGTTCCAGAAGCAGACGCGCCTGTCCGTCGACGGCGTCGTGGGCCCGAAGACGTGGCGCGCGCTGATCGTCACCGTCCGGCGCGGCGACAAGGGCGACGCGGTACGCGGCGTACAGGAGGAGTTCCAGTTCCGCAACCAGTCCGGCGACCCGGCCAAGGGGCTGCGCGTCGACGGCATCTTCGGCCCGCAGACCGAGGCCGCCGTACGCGGATTCCAGCAGGCCATCGCCGCGGACGTGTCCCGCTTCCCGGTCGACGGGATCGTGGGTCCGCTGACCTGGCAGGCCCTGATCAGCGGAATGCTGTCCTGA
- a CDS encoding YciI family protein: protein MAKYLLLKHYRGAPAPVNDVPMDQWTPEEISAHVQYMNDFAARLEGTGEFVDGQALAPEGTFVRYDGEGRPPVTDGPFAETKDLIAGWMVIDVDSYERAVELAGELSAAPGAGGKPIHEWLEVRPFLTEPPTITE from the coding sequence ATGGCCAAGTACTTGCTGCTCAAGCACTACCGCGGCGCTCCGGCTCCGGTCAACGACGTGCCCATGGACCAGTGGACGCCGGAGGAGATCTCGGCGCACGTGCAGTACATGAACGACTTCGCGGCCCGGCTCGAGGGGACCGGCGAGTTCGTCGACGGTCAGGCGCTCGCCCCCGAGGGGACGTTCGTCCGGTACGACGGTGAGGGGCGCCCGCCGGTCACCGACGGTCCGTTCGCCGAGACCAAGGACCTCATTGCCGGTTGGATGGTGATTGACGTCGACAGCTACGAGCGGGCCGTCGAACTGGCCGGGGAACTGTCGGCCGCCCCCGGGGCGGGCGGCAAGCCGATCCACGAGTGGCTCGAGGTGCGCCCCTTCCTGACCGAACCGCCCACCATCACGGAGTGA
- a CDS encoding RNA polymerase sigma factor — translation MNEALLRSLTPSVLGILVRRGADFAAAEDAVQDALVEAIRVWPTDPPRDPKGWLTTVAWRKFLDTTRADSARRRREELVDEEPAPGPAPAVDDTLQLYFLCAHPSLTPSSAVALTLRAVGGLTTRQIAQAYVVPEATMAQRISRAKRTVSGVRFDQPGDVATVLRVLYLVFNEGYSGDVDLAAEAIRLTRQLAAAIDHPEVAGLLALMLLHHARRHTRTAPDGSLVPLAEQDRRRWDSTSIAEGVEILQAALARDRLGEFQAQAAIAALHADAPTAEETDWVQIVEWYDELARLTDSPIVRLNRAVAVGEADGPRAGLAALAALDDSLPRHAAVTAYLHERDGDLATAARLYAEAARKAPNLAERDHLTRQAARLNARRCR, via the coding sequence ATGAACGAGGCCCTGCTCCGGAGCCTCACACCGAGCGTGCTCGGCATCCTCGTCCGCCGCGGAGCCGACTTCGCGGCGGCCGAGGACGCCGTGCAGGACGCGCTGGTCGAGGCGATCCGCGTCTGGCCGACCGACCCGCCGCGGGACCCGAAGGGCTGGCTGACCACCGTGGCCTGGCGCAAGTTCCTCGACACGACCCGGGCGGACTCCGCCCGCCGCCGGCGTGAAGAGCTCGTCGACGAGGAGCCGGCGCCCGGGCCCGCGCCTGCGGTGGACGACACGCTCCAGCTCTATTTCCTGTGCGCCCACCCGTCGCTGACGCCGTCGTCCGCGGTCGCGCTCACGCTGCGCGCCGTCGGCGGGCTGACCACCCGCCAGATCGCCCAGGCCTACGTGGTACCCGAGGCGACCATGGCGCAGCGCATCAGCCGGGCCAAGCGCACCGTCTCCGGCGTGCGCTTCGACCAGCCCGGCGACGTCGCCACCGTGCTGCGCGTCCTCTACTTGGTCTTCAACGAGGGCTACTCCGGCGACGTCGACCTCGCCGCCGAGGCCATCCGGCTCACCCGGCAGCTCGCGGCCGCGATCGACCACCCCGAGGTGGCGGGGCTGCTCGCCCTCATGCTGCTCCATCACGCCCGGCGTCATACCCGGACCGCGCCGGACGGCAGCCTGGTGCCGCTCGCCGAGCAGGACCGCCGCCGATGGGACTCCACGTCGATCGCCGAGGGCGTCGAGATCCTGCAGGCAGCCCTCGCCCGCGACCGGCTGGGCGAGTTCCAGGCCCAGGCCGCCATCGCGGCACTGCACGCCGACGCACCCACCGCCGAGGAGACTGACTGGGTGCAGATCGTCGAGTGGTACGACGAACTCGCGCGCCTGACCGACAGCCCGATCGTCCGGCTCAACCGCGCGGTGGCCGTCGGCGAGGCCGACGGACCGCGCGCCGGGCTGGCGGCGCTCGCAGCGCTGGACGACTCACTGCCCCGCCACGCAGCGGTGACGGCGTACCTCCACGAGCGCGACGGCGACCTGGCGACGGCGGCCCGGCTGTACGCCGAGGCGGCCCGAAAGGCCCCCAACCTCGCCGAGCGCGACCACCTGACGCGTCAGGCCGCCCGGCTCAACGCCCGCCGCTGTCGCTGA